In Eublepharis macularius isolate TG4126 chromosome 4, MPM_Emac_v1.0, whole genome shotgun sequence, the following are encoded in one genomic region:
- the LOC129328054 gene encoding zinc finger protein 345-like, with product MNVPHKTFCFSVIRTSLASSPEGSSPSANEDRLFGLKMDPKRRASGSSLQRGSPCLAVLSLECLRRGAKGRLAWRVGWSRQGLPSSLGFALLRCGRSSAGLSGISVSGPPIAKPDLISWLEEEEGLFLPFSDEEEEFTGCDWESAKKTKELVVVEKEDTCLPRRENTEYCKAPRKGEGKHPPRNSSGLLQGDISHEVPVLQKIYKGGNGTGSTSNEESFPEQSDIDIHWNVDSKRKVLKRLECGKASDQTENLNSYQRIHTREKSYECLECGESFSQRGCLHSHQRTHGEENPYKCYECGKSFSRSANLNSHQRIHTGEKVYTFLECRKSFTKSGTLILHERTHTGKKPYKCLECGKSFRFNSNLRTHQKIHTGKKPYECLECGKSFSQIGHLNSHKRTHTGEKPYKCLECGKSFTERGSLAIHQRIHTGEKPYKCLECGKSFRRSGDLAAHQRIHTGEKPYKCLECGKSFRQSGDLAVHQRIHTGEKPYKCLECGKSFRDSGYLAVHQRIHTGEKPYKCLECGKSFRDSGYLSVHQRIHTGEKPYKCLECGKSFNESGNFTVHQKIHKGEKPYKCLECGKSFTEKGSLAIHQRIHTGEKPYKCLGCGKSFRWSGDLAVHQRIHTGEKPYKCLECGKSFSRSGSLSSHQRVHTGKKPYTCLECGESFKESGKLTVHQRIHTGEKPYKCLECGKSFSRSDSLNSHLRVHTGEKPYKCLECGESFRQNGSLSSHQRTHTGEKP from the exons ATGAATGTCCCACACAAAACTTTCTGCTTCTCTGTGATACGGACATCTCTGGCCTCTTCCCCAGAAGGCAGCTCACCCTCTGCCAATGAGGACAGACTCTTTGGCCTCAAGATGGACCCCAAGAG GAGGGCTTCTGGGTCCTCCTTGCAGAGAGggagcccctgcctggcagtcCTGTCCCTGGAGTGCCTGAGAAGAGGTGCCAAGGGACGCCTGGCCTGGCGGGTGGGATGGTCCCGGCAGGggctcccctcctccctgggCTTTGCCCTCCTGCGCTGTGGAAGGAGCTCTGCGGGGCTCTCTGGCATTTCAGTCTCAG GGCCCCCaattgccaaacctgacctcatatcctggctggaggaagaggaagggctgTTTCTCCCGTTctctgatgaggaggaagaaTTTACAG gATGTGACTGGGAGTcagcaaagaaaacaaaagaactTGTAGTAGTGGAAAAAGAAGATACCTGTCTGCCACGGAGAGAGAACACTGAATACTGTAAGGCACcaaggaagggagaggggaaacACCCGCCAAGGAATAGTTCCGGTCTTTTACAAGGTGATATTTCTCACGAAGTTCCAGTACTTCAAAAAATATACAAAGGAGGCAATGGGACTGGGAGCACTTCAAATGAGGAAAGTTTTCCTGAACAATCAGACATTGATATTCATTGGAACGTGGACTCCAAGAGAAAAGTGTTGAAAAGGCTGGAGTGTGGGAAAGCCAGTGATCAGACAGAAAACCTTAATTCCTATCAAAGGATTCATACAAGGGAGAAGTCAtatgaatgcctggagtgtggggaaAGCTTCAGTCAGCGTGGATGCCTTCattcccatcaaagaactcaCGGAGAGGAGAATCCTTACAAATGCTATGAATGCGGGAAAAGTTTCAGTCGCAGTGcaaaccttaattcccatcaaagaattcacacaggggagaaagttTATACATTCCTAGAATGTAGAAAAAGCTTCACTAAGAGTGGAACGCTTATTCTCCATGAAAGGACTCACACAGgaaagaaaccatataaatgtctcgagtgtggaaagagcttcaggttCAATTCAAATCTTCGTAcccatcaaaaaattcacacagggaagaaaccatatgaatgcctggagtgtgggaaaagtttcagtcagattggacaccttaattcccataaaagaactcacacaggggagaaaccttataaatgcctggaatgcgGAAAAAGCTTCACTGAAAGGGGATCACTTGCtattcatcaaagaattcacacaggagagaaaccatacaaatgtctggagtgtggaaaaagcttcagacgGAGTGGAGACCTTGCTGctcatcaaaggattcatacaggggagaaaccatacaaatgtctggaatgtggaaagagtttcagacAGAGTGGagatcttgctgttcatcaaaggattcacacaggggagaaaccttataaatgcctggagtgtggaaagagcttcagagaCAGTGGATACCTGGctgttcatcaaagaattcacacaggggagaaaccatacaaatgtctggagtgtggaaaaagcttcagagaCAGTGGATACCTGTctgttcatcaaagaattcacacaggggagaaaccatacaaatgtctggagtgtgggaaaagcttcaacgaaagtggaaattttactgtccatcaaaaaattcacaaaggggagaaaccatataaatgcctggagtgtggaaaaagcttcactgAGAAGGGATCTCTTGCtattcatcaaagaattcacacgggagagaaaccatataaatgcttgggatgtggaaaaagcttcagatgGAGTGGagatcttgctgttcatcaaaggattcacacaggagagaaaccgtataaatgcctggagtgtggaaaaagtttcagtcggagtggaagcctttcttcccaccaaagagttcacacagggaagaaaccatatacatgcctggagtgtggagaGAGCTTCAAGGAAAGTggaaaacttactgtccatcaaagaattcacacaggtgagaaaccatataaatgcctggaatgtggaaaaagtttcTCTCGGAGTGACAGCCTTAATTCCCATCTaagagttcacacaggggagaaaccatacaaatgccttgAATGTGGGGAAAGCTTCCG TCAGAATGGAAGCCTTTCTTCTCATCAAAGGACTCACACGGGAGAGAAACCATAG
- the LOC129329045 gene encoding zinc finger protein 665-like, translating to MYSDGKEKAEYSDGLKEEEGKDPDEGGNASGLVDRSDSIQDNICRGENMGEKRTELTASRGNFPYKSAINNPGRMYDKKKIYQCLKGGKSFSHSGNLYSYQRIYTGKKPYKCLECGKSFRWRGDLNSHQRIHTGEKPYKCLECGKSFSHRGNLYSHKRIHTGEKPYKCLECGKSFSQSVTFSSHQRTHTGEKPYICLECGKSFSQSGKLTIHQRIHTGDKPYKCLECGKCFSRSGTLNSHQRIHTGKKPYKCLECGKCFSQKGHFDSHQRIHTGEKPYKCLECGKCFHQRGELNSHQIIHTGEKPYKCLECGKRFCRRSHLILHERFHTGDKPYTCLECGKCFSQRGHLNSHQRIHTGDKPYKCLECGKCFSRRGHLNSHQRIHTGEKPYKCLECGKCFRWRGYLNSHQRIHTGEKPYKCLECGKSFRRSLELISHQRIHTGEKPYKCLECGKCFIWRGTLNFHQRIHSGEKPYKCLECGKSFRWRGDLNSHQSIHTGKKPYKCLECGKCFNSRGELNSHQRIHTGEKPYKCLECGKCFSQTGNLNSHQKIHTGEKPYKCLECGKSFSWRDSLNRHHRIHTGEKPYKCLECGKCFSQRGNLTSHERIHVRGKP from the coding sequence ATGTATTCAGATGGGAAGGAAAAGGCTGAATATAGTGATggactgaaggaggaggagggaaaagatccGGACGAAGGGGGGAATGCTTCCGGTCTTGTAGACAGGAGTGACTCTATTCAGGACAACATATGCAGAGGAGAGAACATGGGAGAGAAGAGGACTGAGCTCACTGCAAGCAGGGGAAATTTTCCTTACAAATCAGCCATTAATAATCCAGGGAGGATGTATgacaaaaagaaaatctatcagtgCCTGAAgggtgggaaaagcttcagtcacagtggaaACCTTTATTCCTACCAACGAATTtacacagggaagaaaccatataaatgcctcgagtgtgggaaaagtttcagatgGAGGGGAGATCTTAATTCtcaccaaaggattcacactggtgagaaaccatataaatgcctggagtgtgggaaaagcttcagtcacaggGGAAACCTTTATTCCCACAAAAGGATTCACactggtgagaaaccatataaatgcctcgagtgtgggaaaagtttcagtcagagtgTAACCTTCTCTTCCCaccaaagaactcacacaggggagaaaccgtatatatgcctggagtgtgggaaaagtttcagtcagagtggaaaacttactattcaccaaagaattcacactggagataaaccatataaatgcctggagtgtggaaaatgcttcagtcgGAGTGGAACTCTTAATTCCCACCAAcgaattcacacagggaagaaaccatataaatgcctggagtgtggaaaatgcttcagtcaGAAGGGACACTTTGATTCCCACcaacgaattcacacaggggaaaaaccatataaatgcctggagtgtggcaaATGCTTCCATCAGAGGGGAGAGCTTAATTCTCACCAAATAATTCACactggtgagaaaccatataaatgcctagagtgtggaaaaCGCTTCTGTAGGAGGTCACACCTTATCTTACATGAAAGGTTTCACACTGGGGAtaaaccatatacatgcctggagtgtggaaaatgcttcagtcaGCGTGGACATCttaattcccaccaaagaattcacactggagataaaccatataaatgcctggagtgtggaaaatgcttcagtcgCCGTGGACATCTTAATTCCCACcaacgaattcacacaggggagaaaccatataaatgcctggagtgtgggaaatgcttccgTTGGAGGGGATATCTTAATTCtcaccaaaggattcacactggtgagaaaccatataaatgcctggagtgtgggaaaagcttccgtaGGAGTTTAGAACTTATCTCacaccaaaggattcacactggtgagaaaccatataaatgcctggagtgtggaaaatgcttcattTGGAGGGGAACTCTTAATTTTCACCAAAGGATTCATtctggtgagaaaccatataaatgcctggagtgtgggaaaagcttccgttgGAGGGGAGATCTTAATTCCCACCAAAGtattcacacagggaagaaaccttataaatgcctggagtgtggaaaatgcttcaatTCGAGGGGAGAGCTTAATTCtcaccaaaggattcacacaggggagaaaccatataaatgcctggagtgtggaaaatgcttcagtcaGACTGGAAATCTTAATTCTCACCAAAAGATTCACactggtgagaaaccatataagtgtttggagtgtgggaaaagtttctctTGGCGTGACAGTCTTAATCGCCAtcacagaattcacacaggggagaaaccatataaatgcctggagtgtggaaaatgcttcagtcaGAGGGGTAACCTAACttcccatgaaagaattcacgTAAGAGGAAAACCATAG